The Mobula birostris isolate sMobBir1 chromosome 1, sMobBir1.hap1, whole genome shotgun sequence genome contains a region encoding:
- the c1h7orf25 gene encoding UPF0415 protein C7orf25 homolog — MSLQKVLSERITEARELLERAEALSRSRAGGVQGGPKLCSKLKAELKFLRKVEMGKVSVKESHLQSTNLTHLKAVIESAESLEDVVSLLRVFNYQEHSGGKQSVMVDVVANGGLTWVKAIGRKAEALHSIWVGRGQYGDKSIVEQAEDYLEASRQQLVQYSNPHVVFAFYNGISSPMAEKLKEMGLSVRGDIVAVNSMIDFMEEGDKSSDSEEDLEEPLQVTKVDRSTVVASVAFPTEVKVDSCNRANLDITTLITFVSAVSHGGCHFIFKEKVLTEQATQERAESVLPKLQAFMKDKELFACESAVRDFQAILETLGGPGEKARAQKLLQGITVVPDQPSERASRLEASAKINSRSITIFGTGDALKAITMTANSGFVRAADNQGVKFSVFIHQPRALTESKESTATPLHTLHGNGR, encoded by the coding sequence ATGTCACTGCAGAAGGTTCTCTCGGAGAGGATCACTGAAGCTCGTGAGCTGCTGGAACGGGCAGAGGCCCTGTCCCGTTCCCGGGCCGGCGGGGTGCAAGGGGGGCCCAAGCTTTGCAGCAAGCTGAAGGCCGAGCTGAAGTTTCTGCGGAAAGTCGAAATGGGCAAAGTTTCGGTGAAGGAGTCACACCTACAGAGCACGAACCTCACCCACTTAAAGGCAGTCATTGAGTCGGCTGAAAGCCTAGAGGATGTTGTTAGCCTTCTGCGCGTATTTAACTATCAGGAGCACTCTGGCGGGAAGCAGTCCGTGATGGTGGACGTCGTCGCAAACGGTGGACTGACGTGGGTCAAAGCTATCGGGCGGAAAGCTGAGGCGCTGCACAGTATCTGGGTGGGGAGGGGCCAATACGGTGACAAAAGTATTGTTGAGCAAGCAGAAGATTATTTGGAAGCCAGCAGACAACAGCTGGTGCAGTATAGCAATCCACATGTTGTGTTTGCATTTTACAATGGCATTTCTAGCCCTATGGCAGAAAAACTAAAAGAAATGGGGCTATCTGTGCGAGGAGATATCGTTGCTGTGAATTCAATGATCGACTTTATGGAGGAAGGTGATAAATCGAGTGATTCTGAAGAAGATCTCGAGGAGCCTTTGCAAGTGACAAAAGTAGACCGGTCTACAGTTGTTGCCAGTGttgcttttcccactgaggttaaaGTGGATTCCTGCAACCGTGCCAATTTAGATATAACCACCCTGATCACCTTTGTTTCAGCGGTAAGTCACGGCGGATGTCACTTCATCTTTAAGGAGAAAGTACTGACTGAACAAGCTACTCAGGAAAGGGCGGAGAGTGTCCTGCCTAAACTACAAGCCTTCATGAAGGACAAAGAACTATTTGCTTGCGAGTCGGCAGTGAGAGATTTCCAGGCAATTTTGGAGACGTTAGGTGGCCCTGGAGAGAAAGCGCGGGCACAGAAGCTGCTGCAGGGAATCACGGTGGTGCCGGACCAGCCTTCTGAACGGGCCTCCCGACTGGAAGCCAGTGCAAAAATTAACAGTCGCTCTATTACCATTTTTGGTACTGGAGATGCCTTAAAGGCAATCACAATGACAGCAAACAGTGGGTTTGTGCGGGCTGCAGACAATCAAGGCGTGAAATTCAGCGTATTTATCCACCAGCCTAGAGCTTTGACAGAGAGCAAGGAGTCAACAGCAACTCCTTTACATACTCTCCACGGGAATGGACGATGA